The following coding sequences lie in one Mus musculus strain C57BL/6J chromosome 11, GRCm38.p6 C57BL/6J genomic window:
- the Gsdma gene encoding gasdermin-A, which produces MTMFENVTRALARQLNPRGDLTPLDSLIDFKRFHPFCLVLRKRKSTLFWGARYVHTDYTLLDVLEPGSSPSDPTDSGNFSFKNMLDARVEGDVDVPKTVKVKGTAGLSRSSTLEVQTLSVAPTALENLHKERKLSADHPFLKEMRERGENLYVVMEVVETLQEVTLERAGKAEGCFSLPFFAPLGLQGSVNHKEAVTIPKGCVLAYRVRQLMVNGKDEWGIPHICNDSMQTFPPGEKPGEGKFILIQASDVGEMHEDFKTLKEEVQRETQEVEKLSPVGRSSLLTSLSHLLGKKKELQDLEQTLEGALDKGHEVTLEALPKDVLLSKDAMDAILYFLGALTVLSEAQQKLLVKSLEKKILPVQLKLVESTMEKNFLQDKEGVFPLQPDLLSSLGEEELILTEALVGLSGLEVQRSGPQYTWDPDTLPHLCALYAGLSLLQLLSKNS; this is translated from the exons ATGACTATGTTTGAGAATGTCACCCGGGCCCTGGCTAGACAGCTGAACCCTcgaggggatctgacacccctaGACAGCCTCATCGACTTCAAACGCTTCCATCCCTTCTGCCTGgtgctgaggaagaggaagagcacaCTGTTCTGGGGAGCCCGCTATGTGCACACCGACTACACTCTCCTGGATGTGCTGGAGCCGGGCAGCTCCCCCTCAG ATCCGACAGACAGTGGCAACTTTAGCTTTAAGAATATGCTGGATGCTCGAGTAGAGGGAGATGTGGATGTGCCAAAGACAGTGAAGGTAAAGGGGACTGCGGGTCTGTCACGGAGCAGCACACTGGAGGTGCAGACGCTCAGCGTGGCTCCCACGGCTCTGGAGAACTTGCACAAGGAGAG GAAACTGTCAGCAGACCACCCATTCCTGAAGGAGATGCGGGAACGCGGGGAGAACCTCTATGTGGTGATGGAGGTGGTGGAAACCCTACAGGAAGTCACTCTGGAGCGAGCCGGCAAGGCAGAGGGctgcttctctctccccttctttgcCCCACTGGGACTACAG GGATCCGTGAACCACAAGGAGGCTGTAACCATCCCCAAGGGCTGTGTTCTGGCCTATCGAGTGAGACAACTGATGGTCAACGGCAAAGATGAGTGGG GCATTCCACACATTTGCAATGACAGCATGCAAACCTTCCCTCCTGGAG AAAAGCCAGGAGAAGGGAAGTTCATAT TGATCCAGGCATCTGATGTTG GGGAGATGCACGAAGACTTCAAGACATTAAAGGAAGAGGTTCAGCGAGAGACTCAGGAAGTGGAGAAGTTAAGTCCAGTGGGGCGAAGCTCACTACTCACTTCCCTCAGCCATCTcctaggaaagaagaaagagctcCAGGACCTTGAGCAGACG CTTGAAGGGGCTCTAGACAAGGGACACGAAGTGACCCTGGAAGCACTCCCCAAAGATGTCCTGCTGTCAAAGGACGCTATGGACGCCATCCTTTACTTCCTCGGGGCTCTGACAG TGCTAAGTGAAGCCCAACAGAAGCTTCTAGTAAAATCCTTGGAGAAAAAGATCCTACCGGTGCAACTGAAGCTG GTTGAAAGCACCATGGAGAAGAACTTCCTGCAAGATAAAGAGGGTGTTTTCCCCCTGCAACCTGATCTGCTCTCCTCCCTCGGGGAGGAGGAACTGATCCTAACAGAAGCACTGGTGGGACTAAGCGGCCTGGAAGTCCAGAGATCAGGCCCCCAGTACACGTGGGATCCGGACACGCTCCCCCACCTTTGTGCCCTCTATGCTGGCCTCTCCCTCCTTCAACTGCTAAGCAAGAATTCCTAA
- the Gsdma gene encoding gasdermin-A isoform X1 gives MTMFENVTRALARQLNPRGDLTPLDSLIDFKRFHPFCLVLRKRKSTLFWGARYVHTDYTLLDVLEPGSSPSDPTDSGNFSFKNMLDARVEGDVDVPKTVKVKGTAGLSRSSTLEVQTLSVAPTALENLHKERKLSADHPFLKEMRERGENLYVVMEVVETLQEVTLERAGKAEGCFSLPFFAPLGLQGSVNHKEAVTIPKGCVLAYRVRQLMVNGKDEWGIPHICNDSMQTFPPGGRCTAYRLPTSPAQMISEKPGEGKFILIQASDVGEMHEDFKTLKEEVQRETQEVEKLSPVGRSSLLTSLSHLLGKKKELQDLEQTLEGALDKGHEVTLEALPKDVLLSKDAMDAILYFLGALTVLSEAQQKLLVKSLEKKILPVQLKLVESTMEKNFLQDKEGVFPLQPDLLSSLGEEELILTEALVGLSGLEVQRSGPQYTWDPDTLPHLCALYAGLSLLQLLSKNS, from the exons ATGACTATGTTTGAGAATGTCACCCGGGCCCTGGCTAGACAGCTGAACCCTcgaggggatctgacacccctaGACAGCCTCATCGACTTCAAACGCTTCCATCCCTTCTGCCTGgtgctgaggaagaggaagagcacaCTGTTCTGGGGAGCCCGCTATGTGCACACCGACTACACTCTCCTGGATGTGCTGGAGCCGGGCAGCTCCCCCTCAG ATCCGACAGACAGTGGCAACTTTAGCTTTAAGAATATGCTGGATGCTCGAGTAGAGGGAGATGTGGATGTGCCAAAGACAGTGAAGGTAAAGGGGACTGCGGGTCTGTCACGGAGCAGCACACTGGAGGTGCAGACGCTCAGCGTGGCTCCCACGGCTCTGGAGAACTTGCACAAGGAGAG GAAACTGTCAGCAGACCACCCATTCCTGAAGGAGATGCGGGAACGCGGGGAGAACCTCTATGTGGTGATGGAGGTGGTGGAAACCCTACAGGAAGTCACTCTGGAGCGAGCCGGCAAGGCAGAGGGctgcttctctctccccttctttgcCCCACTGGGACTACAG GGATCCGTGAACCACAAGGAGGCTGTAACCATCCCCAAGGGCTGTGTTCTGGCCTATCGAGTGAGACAACTGATGGTCAACGGCAAAGATGAGTGGG GCATTCCACACATTTGCAATGACAGCATGCAAACCTTCCCTCCTGGAGGTAGGTGCACGGCTTACAGGCTCCCCACATCTCCTGCTCAGATGATATCAG AAAAGCCAGGAGAAGGGAAGTTCATAT TGATCCAGGCATCTGATGTTG GGGAGATGCACGAAGACTTCAAGACATTAAAGGAAGAGGTTCAGCGAGAGACTCAGGAAGTGGAGAAGTTAAGTCCAGTGGGGCGAAGCTCACTACTCACTTCCCTCAGCCATCTcctaggaaagaagaaagagctcCAGGACCTTGAGCAGACG CTTGAAGGGGCTCTAGACAAGGGACACGAAGTGACCCTGGAAGCACTCCCCAAAGATGTCCTGCTGTCAAAGGACGCTATGGACGCCATCCTTTACTTCCTCGGGGCTCTGACAG TGCTAAGTGAAGCCCAACAGAAGCTTCTAGTAAAATCCTTGGAGAAAAAGATCCTACCGGTGCAACTGAAGCTG GTTGAAAGCACCATGGAGAAGAACTTCCTGCAAGATAAAGAGGGTGTTTTCCCCCTGCAACCTGATCTGCTCTCCTCCCTCGGGGAGGAGGAACTGATCCTAACAGAAGCACTGGTGGGACTAAGCGGCCTGGAAGTCCAGAGATCAGGCCCCCAGTACACGTGGGATCCGGACACGCTCCCCCACCTTTGTGCCCTCTATGCTGGCCTCTCCCTCCTTCAACTGCTAAGCAAGAATTCCTAA